One segment of Engraulis encrasicolus isolate BLACKSEA-1 chromosome 7, IST_EnEncr_1.0, whole genome shotgun sequence DNA contains the following:
- the frmd8 gene encoding FERM domain-containing protein 8 yields MEGDDSEFPPESSEHSHSQRGSVASSVTRAQDVLVYLVTDSAVHLCVEGVGGVTVQEMGRSVREALSVPDMAHDAFAFWLCSPLLELQLKPKHQPYKLCRQWQDLLYRFTEASEDDIAQDEPCLQYRRNVFYPKLKELQIKDEGVLRLLYDEARMNILDGRYPCDPEHWLALGALSCAIELGAGLDEQKLLAAVREKKLSWFLPGHLVVGGGFLSTLRGKGARQAELEQSLVREYQRLSQDTTSSSGGGGSQEATHYLRQYLSTCHTLPYYGCAFFSAEIDKPAQGLLHRSGRKAVTVGISLEGVYVMDVKEKHVLLGLRFNELSWDHSYPDGEGDSHILWLEFDGEEAGTAVNKLLKIYSKQAELMSGLIEFCVELRSAGEAAAVAAAATGMDGEVSPTQAPTSQPGTTERPRGNRRGKLRRQSSVVCSRVHSLNTISYVDDGKEIKRLKPKRAASFFTRQAPPQDYAAVQVADSLEQG; encoded by the exons ATGGAGGGAGATGATTCCGAGTTTCCCCCAGAGTCATCGGAACATTCTCACTCGCAGAGGGGTAGTGTTGCCTCCTCTGTCACTCGCG CCCAAGATGTGCTGGTGTACTTGGTGACCGACAGTGCTGTGCACCTGTGCGTGGAGGGGGTGGGCGGCGTGACCGTGCAGGAAATGGGCCGCAGCGTCCGAGAAGCCCTCAGCGTCCCCGACATGGCCCACGATGCCTTCGCTTTCTGGCTCTGCTCGCCTCTGCTGG AGTTACAGCTGAAACCAAAGCACCAGCCGTATAAACTGTGCCGGCAGTGGCAGGACCTGCTGTATCGCTTCACTGAAGCTTCAGAAGACGACATCGCTCAAG ACGAGCCGTGTTTACAGTACAGAAGAAACGTTTTCTACCCCAAGTTGAAAGAACTTCAG ATCAAAGACGAGGGGGTGTTGAGGCTCCTGTATGACGAGGCGCGCATGAACATCCTGGACGGCCGCTACCCGTGCGACCCGGAGCACTGGCTGGCCTTGGGGGCACTGTCCTGTGCCATCGAGCTCGGAGCTGGACTGGACGAGCAGAAGCTCCTCGCAGCCGTCAG GGAGAAGAAGCTGTCGTGGTTCCTGCCGGGCCACCTGGTGGTGGGCGGCGGCTTCCTGTCCACGCTGCGGGGGAAGGGTGCGCGGCAGGCCGAGCTGGAGCAGAGTCTGGTGAGGGAGTACCAGCGCCTCAGCCAggacaccaccagcagcagcggcggcggcggcagccagGAGGCCACACACTACCTGAGGCAGTACCTCAGCACCTGCCACACACTGCCTTACTACGG atgtGCGTTCTTCTCGGCGGAGATCGATAAGCCTGCCCAGGGACTCCTCCACCGGAGCGGACGCAAGGCCGTCACTGTAGGCATCAGCCTGGAGGGAGTCTATGTCATGGATGTCAAGGAAAAG CACGTGCTCCTGGGTCTGCGCTTTAATGAGCTGTCCTGGGACCACAGCTACCCCGACGGTGAGGGAGACTCGCACATCCTCTGGCTGGAGTTCGACGGGGAGGAGGCCGGCACTGCTGTCAACAAACTACTGAAGATTTACTCCAAGCAG GCGGAGCTGATGAGTGGCCTGATCGAGTTCTGTGTGGAGCTGCGCTCGGCCGGTGAAGCAGCAGCGGTCGCAGCTGCGGCGACAGGTATGGACGGTGAGGTGTCGCCCACCCAGGCGCCCACTAGCCAGCCGGGCACCACGGAGCGGCCCAGAGGCAACCGGAGAGGGAAGCTACGCAGGCAGAGCAGCGTGGTGTGCAGCCGCGTGCATTCACTCAACACCATCAGCTATGTGGATGACG gaaAAGAAATCAAGCGTCTGAAACCAAAAAGGGCTGCCTCCTTCTTCACCCGGCAGGCCCCCCCTCAGGACTACGCCGCCGTGCAGGTAGCTGACAGTCTGGAGCAGGGCTGA
- the vps51 gene encoding vacuolar protein sorting-associated protein 51 homolog yields METNDDTTTATTPPDSEPQRKRKAHGLLKMYYGLNDEGKASNQPESLDPCDINGPHFDPEVYLNKLRKECSLGELMDQESCMVKQIRSLDSDMQTLVYENYNKFISATDTIRKMKNDFKKMEDEMDCLSANMSAITEFSAKISGTLQDQHAQITKLSGVHTLLRKLQFLFELPARLNKCLELQAYAQAVSSHRRARCVLQQYSHMPSFRGIQDDCNTIMEQLAQQLRQKFRDGGSNAKDLSECVELLLQLDEPAEELCDKFLSHAQSRLEADLQSLEAELRDAPVSPAGGPTTTTTTTTTDTAAAAVKKAASSVSSGAGSPSDASMMPPPASPNPFLSTASKSDILEFIDRGCNEFVSSLCLVIASYQELFTNRPQEGELASKNIPEMASRKLHAFVDALAARYFSLVERRIQEEKGVGDNSLLVRALDRFHRRLQAVSKLLPGSAVPSQGTEIVVRAARERIKQYLSALQSFYMDSLTDVRQALAAPRLSGGAGGGGGGGGGGGGGKDAPPNLPDLLASFSASILNQIKTVLASVHLFTAKDITFSNKPYFKGEFCSQGVRESLVVNFIKFVCQSSRQFCESTGERGGSTPPALLLLLSRLCLDYETSTISYILTLTDEQFLVQHHSPVTAVTALCAEAREAAQKLLNHYVKVQGLIISQMLRKSVETRDWVNTIEPRNVRAVMKRVVEDTTSIDVQVGLLYEEGVRKAHSSDSSKRTFSVYSSSRQQVRYAPSYTPSAPMDTNLLSNIHKLFSERIDIFSPVEFNKVSVLTGIIKISLKTFLECVRLRTFGRYGLQQIQVDCHYLQMYLWRFVSDENLVHFLLDEIVGSAAHRCLDPAPMEQSVIEVICERG; encoded by the exons ATGGAGACCAACGATGACACTACGACTGCCACTACGCCACCGGACTCCGAGCCGCAGCGTAAACGCAAAGCGCACGGATTGCTAAAGATGTACTACGGGCTAAATGATGAAGGAAAAGCATCAAACCAACCCGAATCTCTGGATCCCTGTGACATAAACGGGCCCCATTTCGATCCAGAGGTTTATCTCAACAAG CTCCGAAAAGAGTGTTCTCTTGGCGAGCTCATGGACCAGGAGAGCTGCATGGTAAAGCAGATCCGCTCCCTGGACAGCGACATGCAGACCCTGGTGTATGAGAACTACAACAAGTTCATCTCAGCTACAG ACACCATTCGGAAGATGAAGAATGATTTCAAGAAGATGGAGGACGAGATGGACTGCCTCTCGGCCAACATGTCGGCCATCACCGAGTTCAGCGCCAAGATCAGCGGGACTCTGCAGGACCAACACGCACAGATCACCAAGCTCTCTG GGGTCCACACGCTGTTGCGTAAGCTGCAGTTCCTCTTCGAGCTGCCGGCCCGGCTGAACAAGTGTCTGGAGCTGCAGGCCTACGCCCAGGCGGTCAGCTCCCACCGGCGCGCGCGCTGCGTGCTGCAGCAGTACAGCCACATGCCCTCCTTCAGGGGCATCCAGGACGACTGCAACACCATCATGGAGCAGCTGGCACAGCAGCTTCGCCAGAAGTTCAG GGACGGCGGCTCCAACGCGAAGGACCTGTCCGAGTGCgtggagctgctgctgcagctggacGAGCCGGCGGAGGAGCTCTGCGACAAGTTCCTCAGCCACGCCCAGTCCCGCCTGGAGGCAGACCTGCAGAGCCTGGAGGCAGAGCTGCGCGACGCACCCGTCTCCCCTGCTGGaggaccaacaacaacaacaacaacaacaacaacagacacagCCGCTGCGGCTGTAAAGAAGGCAGCCTCCTCCGTGTCATCAGGGGCCGGCTCCCCCAGCGACGCCTCCATGATGCCTCCGCCGGCGTCCCCCAACCCCTTCCTCTCCACCGCCTCCAAGAGCGACATCCTGGAGTTCATAGACCGGGGCTGTAATGAGTTTGTCAGCAGCCTCTGTCTGGTCATCGCCTCGTACCAGGAGCTCTTCACCAACCGCCCGCAGGAGGGGGAGCTGGCCTCCAAGAACATCCCCGAGATGGCCAGCAGGAAGCTGCACGCCTTTGTGGACGCGCTGGCCGCTCGGTACTTCTCCCTGGTGGAGAGGAGGATCCAG GAGGAGAAGGGTGTCGGGGACAACTCGCTGCTGGTGCGGGCCCTGGACCGCTTCCACCGGCGCCTGCAGGCCGTGTCCAAGCTGCTGCCCGGGTCGGCGGTGCCCAGCCAGGGCACGGAGATAGTGGTGCGGGCGGCCCGGGAGAGGATCAAGCAGTACCTCTCGGCCCTGCAGAGCTTTTACATGGACAGCCTGACCGACGTGAGGCAGGCCCTGGCCGCGCCGCGCCTCtccggtggtgctggtggtggtggtggtggtggtggagggggaggcgGTGGGAAGGACGCCCCTCCTAACCTGCCCGACCTCCTGGCTTCGTTCTCGGCCTCCATATTGAATCAGATCAAGACGGTGCTGGCCTCCGTGCATCTGTTCACCGCCAAGGACATCACCTTCTCCAACAAGCCTTACTTCAAG ggggAGTTCTGCAGTCAGGGCGTGCGTGAGAGCCTGGTGGTGAACTTCATTAAGTTTGTGTGCCAGTCGTCTCGTCAGTTCTGCGAGAGCACTGGGGAGCGAGGAGGCTCCACTCCGCCcgccctgctcctgctgctctcgCGCCTCTGCCTGGACTACGAGACCTCCACCATCTCATACATACTCACGCTGACGGACGAGCAATTCCTGGTGCAG CACCACTCCCCTGTGACTGCAGTGACGGCTCTGTGTGCTGAAGCCAGAGAGGCAGCCCAGAAACTTCTGAATCACTACGTGAAG GTCCAGGGATTGATCATCTCCCAGATGTTGAGGAAGAGTGTGGAGACCAGAGACTGGGTCAACACTATCGAGCCCAGGAACGTGCGAGCTGTAATGAAGAGAGTTGTGGAAGACACCACATCCATAGACGTCCAG GTGGGCCTTCTTTATGAAGAAGGGGTGAGGAAAGCCCACAGCAGCGACTCCAGTAAGAGGACCTTCTCTGTCTACAGCAGCTCAAGACAGCAAGTCCGCTACGCACCCAGCTACACTCCAAG TGCTCCCATGGACACCAACCTCTTGAGTAACATCCACAAGCTTTTCTCTGAAAGGATCGACATCTTCAGTCCAGTGGAGTTCAATAAG GTGTCGGTCCTGACGGGCATCATCAAGATCAGCCTGAAGACCTTCCtggagtgtgtgcgtctgcgcaCCTTCGGCCGCTACGGCCTGCAGCAGATCCAGGTGGACTGCCACTACCTGCAGATGTACCTCTGGCGCTTCGTCTCGGACGAGAACCTGGTGCACTTCCTGCTGGACGAGATTGTGGGCAGCGCGGCCCACCGCTGCCTGGACCCCGCGCCCATGGAGCAGAGCGTCATCGAGGTCATCTGCGAGAGAGGCTAG
- the tm7sf2 gene encoding delta(14)-sterol reductase TM7SF2, giving the protein MSSGKQKPHRTTEREFGGVLGATCIPVFLPLTVLYLLSVCRSPSASVLQWPPPLPHASFLWEPVALAIVLGWMLLQSFLYLLPIGTVSEGLVLRDGSRLKYPVNGFSALCCSAVLVGLGLWLGMPLAFLFELIIPLAVAAIALSYLLAIYLYIRSFWAPAHALALGGNSGNPLYDFFMGRELNPRIAGFDLKYFCELRPGLIGWLVLNLGMLMKEVELRGSPSVAMLLVNCFQLLYVTDALWNEEAILTTMDIVHDGFGFMLAFGDLAWVPFTYGLQAIFLVAHPQTLSPLGAAGIILLNGLGYYIFRRSNSQKNQFRRDPNHSSVANLETIPTATGKRLLVSGWWGFVRHPNYLGDILMALAWSLPCGFSHIVPYFYVIYFSILLIHREDRDERQCRAKYGLAWDTYCKRVPYRIIPYVY; this is encoded by the exons ATGAGCTCAGGAAAACAAAAACCTCACCGGACGACGGAGAGGGAATTCGGTGGAGTTCTTG GTGCCACCTGTATCCCCGTCTTCCTGCCCCTGACTGTGCTCTACCTGCTGAGCGTGTGTCGGTCCCCCTCAGCCAGTGTGCTGCAGTGGCCCCCTCCTCTGCCCCATGCCTCCTTCCTCTGGGAGCCTGTGGCCCTGGCTATTGTGCTCGGCTGGATGCTCCTGCAAAGCTTCCTCTACCTTCTACCTATTGGAACG GTATCTGAGGGGTTAGTGCTTAGAGATGGTTCAAGGCTGAAGTATCCTGTTAATG GTTTTTCTGCGCTGTGCTGCAGTGCAGTTCTAGTTGGTCTGGGCCTGTGGTTGGGCATGCCGCTGGCGTTTCTCTTTGAGCTCATCATCCCTCTGGCCGTGGCCGCCATCGCACTGTCATACCTCCTCGCCATCTACCTCTACATCCGCTCCTTCTGGGCACCTGCTCACGCGCTGGCATTGGGTGGGAACTCAG GCAATCCCCTGTATGATTTCTTCATGGGACGCGAGCTGAACCCCCGCATTGCTGGCTTCGACCTCAAGTACTTCTGTGAGCTGAGGCCTGGCTTGATTGGCTGG ctggttcTGAATCTAGGCATGCTGATGAAAGAGGTGGAGTTGAGGGGATCTCCATCGGTTGCCATGCTACTGGTTAACTGCTTCCAGCTGCTCTATGTCACTGACGCTCTATGGAACGAG GAAGCCATCCTGACAACCATGGACATAGTGCATGATGGCTTTGGCTTCATGCTGGCCTTCGGGGACTTGGCCTGGGTGCCTTTCACGTACGGGCTGCAGGCCATTTTCCTGGTGGCACACCCACAGACATTGAGCCCACTGGGAGCAGCTGGAATAATCCTACTAAATG GGCTTGGCTATTACATCTTTAGACGATCAAATTCCCAAAAGAATCAGTTCAGACGTGACCCAAACCATTCATCTGTGGCCA ACTTGGAGACCATCCCCACGGCAACAGGGAAACGGCTGTTGGTTTCAGGCTGGTGGGGCTTCGTCCGCCATCCAAACTACCTTGGTGACATTCTAATGGCCTTGGCGTGGTCTTTGCCTTGCG GATTCTCACACATCGTACCGTACTTCTACGTAATCTACTTCTCCATTCTGCTCATCCACCGGGAGGATCGGGACGAGAGGCAGTGCAGGGCAAAGTACGGCCTGGCCTGGGACACATACTGCAAGAGGGTGCCGTACAGGATCATCCCCTATGTGTACTAA